The following are encoded in a window of Alosa sapidissima isolate fAloSap1 chromosome 10, fAloSap1.pri, whole genome shotgun sequence genomic DNA:
- the LOC121719923 gene encoding interleukin-6 receptor subunit alpha-like: MRIWTKFASLWSILVAAEVQCNIQCNVTWREPLHDLHDALVVIPGSAVIISCCGDVSVNGVPMVRGTCPGVQGSDYGQITTKNIMLSSNHGSDTVDSLETNQLEGDAFTLYNTNAGTDYEAGSNSSEMDNGSQWMLNGRPVQGVGMPWSLTLPSFGLADAGNYSCHRAGRWMSTLRMDVANSLERPTLKCRRKDLYKRKIRCDWTASGPVTHAPRCHLILKRKSSPEQRVSCCRYSSKRSRCRCLVGPEALDTDSSLYNARLFVTSPSGSGTSPWISFTPQSILKPDPPGRVSVRSVVGVERKLDVFWSYPTSWKKWNDHYRLKFELRYHPVLGKMNQTVAIPRTSPLLSWTILDVLPGVQYAVQMRNMEEHGQGHWSDWSSPVYTHTWTAPKPTDAPESSNISEDPLILIVIPDTPPESDAVDRPPIDDGFMLAHMVSIMGCCVLMVIFILVFVQVIRHKIHFKSGLAKLRVTPPPPSPPLQLPPCKTKVQDCPPSSSPSQEDQHDPSPAQDLTKLDVHFQNMSYFLVKMEPKC; the protein is encoded by the exons ATGAGGATCTGGACAAAGTTTGCATCATTATGGTCAATATTGGTCGCGGCCGAAGTACAGTGTAACATACAATGTAACGTTACTTGGAGAG aacccCTCCATGACCTCCATGATGCCCTGGTGGTGATTCCAGGTAGTGCGGTTATCATCAGTTGCTGTGGTGATGTCTCTGTTAATGGTGTGCCGATGGTCAGGGGCACCTGCCCTGGAGTACAAGGATCCGACTACGGACAGATCACTACCAAAAACATAATGTTGTCGTCCAATCACGGATCAGACACTGTAGACTCACTGGAGACTAACCAATTAGAAGGAGACGCCTTCACATTATACAACACGAATGCTGGGACCGATTATGAGGCTGGATCCAACTCATCGGAAATGGATAATGGGAGTCAGTGGATGCTGAATGGCCGACCAGTGCAAGGTGTCGGAATGCCCTGGAGTTTGACGCTGCCAAGTTTTGGATTGGCTGATGCAGGGAACTACAGCTGCCACAGAGCTGGACGATGGATGAGCACACTCAGAATGGACGTAGCAA ATTCTCTTGAGAGACCCACTCTTAAATGTCGGAGGAAAGATCTGTATAAGAGGAAGATACGTTGTGACTGGACGGCAAGTGGACCAGTCACCCATGCACCAAGGTGCCACCTCATCTTAAAGAGAAAGAG TTCCCCAGAACAAAGAGTGTCTTGCTGTCGGTATTCCTCAAAGCGCTCTCGGTGCAGATGCCTGGTTGGACCTGAGGCCCTTGATACAGATAGCAGTTTGTACAATGCTAGGCTGTTTGTGACAAGCCCCTCTGGCAGTGGCACCAGTCCGTGGATCAGCTTCACACCACAAAGTATCT TGAAGCCGGACCCTCCTGGCAGAGTCAGTGTGAGGTCAGTGGTCGGTGTGGAGCGGAAACTGGATGTGTTCTGGTCTTACCCCACGTCTTGGAAGAAATGGAATGACCACTATCGTTTGAAGTTTGAGCTGAGATACCACCCTGTGCTTGGGAAaatg AATCAGACTGTAGCGATTCCGAGAACGTCACCACTGCTTTCCTGGACAATTTTGGATGTGTTACCCGGTGTGCAGTACGCTGTGCAGATGAGAAACATGGAGGAGCATGGGCAAGGCCACTGGAGTGACTGGTCCTCAcccgtctacacacacacatggacag CCCCTAAGCCAACTGACGCCCCAGAGAGCAGTAATATCAGTGAG GACCCACTGATTCTAATTGTCATACCTGACACACCCCCTGAATCAG ATGCAGTGGACAGACCTCCCATAGATGATGGCTTCATGTTGGCTCACATGGTTTCAATAATGGGCTGCTGTGTGTTGATGGTCATCTTTATCTTGGTGTTTGTACAAGTGATCAG acacaaaatacACTTTAAATCGGGACTGGCAAAGTTGCGTGTcactcccccacctcccagccCTCCTCTCCAGTTGCCTCCATGTAAGACAAAAGTCCAGGACTGTCCTCCAAGCAGCAGTCCCTCTCAGGAGGACCAGCATGACCCCTCGCCAGCACAGGACCTCACCAAGCTGGACGTCCACTTCCAGAACATGAGCTACTTCCTCGTGAAGATGGAGCCCAAGTGTTAA